From the genome of Deinococcus sp. AJ005, one region includes:
- the cdd gene encoding cytidine deaminase codes for MTTTDSNALGLTPDPELLAAAKAAFAKAYAPYSKFHVGSALRTPDGQVFMGANVENASYGLGRCAEQSAVQAMATAGARTFTDLVVYADSSPPASPCGACRQVLYEFAPDARVVCVNAEGEVLSGLVRDFLPHGFRLEEREDGHEVGTE; via the coding sequence GTGACCACAACAGATTCAAACGCCCTGGGCCTGACCCCGGACCCGGAACTGCTGGCCGCCGCGAAAGCCGCCTTTGCAAAGGCCTACGCCCCCTACAGCAAATTCCATGTCGGCTCGGCGCTGCGGACTCCAGATGGGCAGGTCTTCATGGGCGCGAACGTGGAGAACGCCAGCTACGGCCTGGGCCGCTGCGCCGAGCAGTCGGCGGTGCAGGCGATGGCGACGGCGGGCGCGCGGACCTTCACCGATCTGGTGGTCTACGCCGATTCCAGCCCGCCCGCCAGCCCGTGTGGCGCGTGCCGTCAGGTGCTGTACGAATTTGCCCCCGACGCCCGCGTGGTCTGCGTGAATGCTGAGGGCGAAGTGCTGAGCGGTCTGGTGCGCGACTTCCTGCCCCACGGCTTCCGGCTGGAAGAACGCGAGGACGGGCATGAGGTGGGAACGGAGTAA
- the mnhG gene encoding monovalent cation/H(+) antiporter subunit G has protein sequence MNDFNAARDIPILLGAFFVLTAAIGLVRFPDLYSRLHASSKLITLGSAGIFIGVGLEFAQTEALTRLAAVLLFQFLTTPLSAYLIAQAAYLRGLEPLLEGPDEWNALGKAALLDKRLEELER, from the coding sequence ATGAACGACTTCAATGCCGCCCGCGATATTCCCATTCTGCTGGGGGCCTTTTTCGTGCTGACGGCGGCCATTGGGCTGGTGCGCTTTCCTGATCTGTATTCGCGCCTGCACGCCAGCAGCAAACTGATCACGCTGGGTTCGGCGGGTATCTTCATTGGCGTGGGGCTGGAATTTGCCCAGACCGAGGCGCTGACCCGGCTGGCGGCGGTCCTCCTGTTTCAGTTCCTGACCACGCCCCTGAGTGCCTACCTGATCGCCCAGGCAGCCTACCTGCGCGGGCTGGAGCCGCTGCTGGAGGGGCCGGACGAATGGAACGCGCTGGGCAAGGCGGCGCTGCTGGACAAGCGTCTGGAGGAGCTGGAGCGCTAG